One window of the Podospora pseudopauciseta strain CBS 411.78 chromosome 4, whole genome shotgun sequence genome contains the following:
- the ISW2 gene encoding chromatin remodeling complex Adenosinetriphosphatase (COG:K; EggNog:ENOG503NUDT), with product MAPRSRQSGNDTDASMQDAPESASHVVDEMEVDETPDYTDSDTNPNTTASSVAGEPIPDGRKKRSEANQLRRSIFGKKHDRLGESKEDDTIRRFRYLLGLTDLFRHFIEHNPDPKIREIMAEIDRQNEEAAKNKKGAGRQGGATSERRRRTEAEEDAELLKDEKHGGSAETVFRESPAFINGTMRDYQVAGLNWLISLHENGISGILADEMGLGKTLQTISFLGYLRHIMGITGPHLITVPKSTLDNWKREFAKWTPEVNVLILQGAKEERHQLINDRLVDEDFDVCITSYEMILREKAHLRKFAWEYIIIDEAHRIKNEESSLAQVIRMFNSRNRLLITGTPLQNNLHELWALLNFLLPDVFGDSEAFDQWFSGQDRDQDTVVQQLHKVLRPFLLRRVKSDVEKSLLPKKEVNVYIGMSEMQVKWYKRILEKDIDAVNGAGGKRESKTRLLNIVMQLRKCCNHPYLFEGAEPGPPYTTDEHLVFNSGKMIILDKLLKRMQAQDSRVLIFSQMSRLLDILEDYCVFRGYKYCRIDGGTAHEDRIAAIDEYNKPGSEKFIFLLTTRAGGLGINLTTADIVILYDSDWNPQADLQAMDRAHRIGQTKQVVVYRFVTDNAIEEKVLERAAQKLRLDQLVIQQGRAQIAAKAAANKDELLSMIQHGAGKIFETKSAFGELAEKGGELDDDDIDRILNAGESRTKELNAKYEKLGIDDLQKFTSESAYEWNGEDFAARKKDVGLSWINPAKRERKEQIYSIDKYYKQALHTGGRTADTKPKAPRAPKQVAVHDYQFYPPRLRDLQDRETAYYRKEIGYKVPLPEGDDDNLSEREAERALDQQEIDNATPLTEEEQEEKQQLAQQGFGEWNRRDFQQFINGSGRYGRNNYDDIALEVDNKTPAEIKAYAKVFWQRYTEIADYPKYLKVIEDGEDRMRKIEHQRKMLRKKMGQYRVPLQQLKINYSVSTTNKKVYTEEEDRFLLVLLDKYGVDTEGIYEKIRDEIRDSPLFRFDWFFLSRTPTELGRRCNTLLTTVVKEFEDVNTTTKTNGTNGKLKRELEDNEENDEDSILGLAPAKKKSKANGVKNKALDNVKSATASKANSTCPSRASSVGSTNSTPAATKGKAKGKKK from the exons ATGGCTCCCCGTAGCCGACAGAGCGGCAACGACACCGACGCGTCCATGCAGGATGCGCCCGAGTCCGCCAGCCACGTTGTCGATGAGATG GAGGTCGACGAGACTCCCGATTACACCGACTCAGATACCAATCCAAATACTACCGCCAGCAGCGTAGCCGGGGAACCAATTCCAGATGGCCGCAAGAAGCGCTCAGAGGCCAACCAGCTGCGAAGAAGCATATTTGGTAAAAAGCACGACAGGTTGGGAGAATCAAAG GAGGATGACACGATTCGCCGGTTCCGATACCTTTTGGGTTTGACTGATTTGTTCCGCCACTTCATCGAGCACAACCCAGACCCCAAAATCCGCGAAATCATGGCCGAGATCGATCGCCAAAATGAAGAAGCCGCGAAAAACAAGAAGGGCGCTGGTCGTCAGGGCGGCGCTACTAGTGAAAGACGTCGCCgcaccgaggccgaggaagacgCCGAACTTCTCAAGGACGAAAAGCACGGTGGCTCAGCCGAGACCGTCTTCCGCGAATCCCCCGCTTTCATCAATGGCACCATGAGAGATTACCAGGTTGCCGGTCTGAACTGGCTCATTTCCCTCCACGAGAATGGTATCTCTGGTATTCTGGCCGACGAAATGGGTCTGGGCAAGACACTGCAAACCATCTCTTTCCTGGGCTATCTTCGGCACATCATGGGCATCACTGGTCCCCACCTCATCACAGTTCCGAAATCAACTCTGGACAACTGGAAGCGAGAGTTTGCAAAGTGGACGCCCGAGGTCAATGTGTTGATTTTGCAAGGCGCCAAGGAGGAGCGTCATCAGCTCATCAACGATCGGTTGGTGGACGAGGATTTTGACGTGTGCATCACCAGCTACGAAATGATTCTCCGAGAAAAGGCCCATCTTCGAAAATTCGCCTGGGAGtacatcatcatcgacgaGGCTCATCGCATCAAGAACGAGGAGTCCTCGCTTGCCCAGGTCATCCGCATGTTCAACTCGCGCAACCGTCTTTTGATCACGGGAACCCCACTACAGAACAACCTGCACGAGCTTTGGGCGCTGCTCAACTTTTTGTTGCCCGATGTGTTTGGTGACTCTGAGGCTTTCGACCAGTGGTTCTCGGGCCAAGATAGAGACCAGGATACGGTTGTGCAGCAGCTGCACAAGGTGTTGCGGCCTTTCTTGCTTCGTCGTGTCAAGAGCGATGTGGAGAAGAGCCTTCTAcccaagaaggaggtgaaTGTCTACATTGGCATGTCGGAGATGCAAGTGAAGTGGTACAAGAGAATTCTGGAGAAAGACATTGACGCCGTCAACGGTGCAGGAGGCAAGCGCGAGTCCAAGACCAGACTTCTCAACATCGTAATGCAGCTTCGAAAGTGCTGCAACCACCCTTATCTGTTTGAAGGTGCGGAGCCGGGCCCTCCTTACACCACAGACGAGCATTTGGTCTTCAACTCCGGCAAGATGATTATTCTTGACAAGCTTCTCAAGAGAATGCAGGCCCAAGACAGTCGCGTGCTGATCTTCTCGCAAATGAGTCGCCTGTTGGATATCCTGGAAGACTACTGCGTCTTCCGCGGTTACAAATACTGCAGAATCGATGGTGGCACAGCCCACGAGGATCGTATTGCGGCCATCGACGAGTACAACAAGCCCGGATCTGAGAAGTTCATCTTCTTGTTAACAACAAGAGCCGGTGGTTTGGGAATCAACTTGACAACCGCCGATATTGTTATTCTCTACGACAGCGACTGGAACCCCCAGGCCGATCTGCAGGCCATGGACAGAGCGCATCGTATTGGTCAAACCAAGCAAGTCGTGGTCTACCGGTTCGTGACAGACAATGCCATTGAAGAAAAGGTACTGGAGCGCGCGGCCCAGAAGCTGCGTCTTGATCAACTGGTTATTCAGCAGGGTCGCGCTCAAATTGCCGCCAAAGCTGCGGCGAACAAGGATGAGCTTTTGTCCATGATTCAGCACGGCGCCGGAAAGATTTTCGAGACCAAGAGCGCCTTTGGAGAACTGGCCGAGAAGGGTGGCGAgcttgacgatgatgatatTGACAGAATTCTGAACGCCGGCGAGAGCCGGACGAAGGAGTTGAATGCCAAGTATGAGAAGCTTGGTATCGATGATTTGCAGAAGTTTACCTCCGAGTCAGCCTACGAGTGGAACGGCGAGGATTTCGCCGCCCGCAAAAAGGATGTGGGGCTTAGCTGGATCAACCCAGCGAAGCGTGAGCGCAAGGAGCAGATTTACTCGATTGACAAGTACTACAAGCAGGCCTTGCACACTGGTGGCCGGACTGCCGACACCAAGCCGAAGGCGCCTCGTGCCCCCAAGCAGGTAGCTGTACACGACTACCAGTTCTACCCACCCAGACTCCGCGACCTTCAGGACAGGGAGACCGCCTACTATCGCAAGGAGATCGGCTACAAGGTTCCGTTACCCGagggcgacgacgacaacctgTCTGAGCGGGAGGCCGAGAGGGCTCTCGACCAGCAGGAAATCGACAACGCCACTCCCCTGAccgaagaagagcaagaggagAAGCAACAGCTGGCTCAGCAAGGCTTTGGCGAGTGGAACAGGCGAGACTTTCAGCAGTTCATCAACGGTTCCGGTCGTTATGGCCGGAACAACTATGATGACATTGCTTTGGAGGTTGACAACAAGACTCCTGCAGAGATCAAGGCATACGCCAAGGTGTTCTGGCAGCGCTACACCGAGATCGCGGACTACCCCAAGTACCTAAAGGTGATTGAAGATGGTGAGGACCGCATGCGCAAGATCGAGCACCAACGCAAGATGTTGCGCAAGAAGATGGGCCAGTACCGTGTACCACTTCAACAGCTCAAGATCAACTACTCGGTCTCGACTACCAACAAGAAGGTGtacaccgaggaggaggaccgcttcctgctggtgctgctcgATAAGTACGGCGTGGACACGGAGGGCATCTACGAGAAGATTCGCGATGAGATCCGTGACAGCCCGCTGTTCAGGTTCGACTGGTTCTTCTTGAGCCGCACGCCCACTGAGCTGGGCCGTCGCTGCAACACCCTTCTCACCACCGTAGtgaaggagtttgaggacGTCAACACGACGACCAAGACCAACGGTACGAACGGCAAGCTCAAGAGGGAGCTGGAAGATAATGAGGAGAATGACGAGGATAGCATTCTTGGATTGGCgccggcgaagaagaagagcaaggctAACGGGGTCAAG AACAAGGCTCTTGATAACGTCAAGTCGGCGACTGCCAGCAAGGCCAACTCGACATGCCCGTCAAGGGCGTCAAGTGTCGGGTCTACCAACTCGACTCCTGCGGCTACTAAGGGCAAGGcgaagggcaagaagaaatAG